CGGTCTGGGCACCGGCGCTGCCTACCTCTACAGCGTTGCCGCCACGCTCGCACCTGGTATGTTCCCCGATTCATTCCGTGTCCACGGTGGCGAGCTGGGCGTTTACTTTGAACCGGCAGTGGCCATCATCGCCCTTGTCCTATTGGGACAGGTGCTGGAGCTTCGGGCACGGAGCAGAACGAGTAGTGCGTTGAGAGCGCTGTTGGGGCTGGCACCGAAAACAGCCCGCGTTGTCCGCGACGGCGGGCGAGAAGAAGATATTCCCTTGGAACGGGTTCAGGTAGGCGATCAGTTGCGCGTACGACCGGGCGAGAAGATTCCTGTCGATGGAGTGTTGTTGGAAGGCGCGAGCGCTGTCGACGAATCGATGGTAACCGGCGAGTCGATCCCGGTGGAGAAGCAGCCGGGCCAGAAAGTGGTAGGGGCCACCGTCAATGGAACGGGGAGCTTTGTCATGCGGGCTGAGCGAGTCGGCCGCGAGACACTGCTGGCGCAAATCGTGCGCATGGTCAGCGAGGCGCAGCGCACGCGCGCGCCGATTCAACGGCTGGTCGATGTCGTGGCCGCCTATTTCGTGCCGATTGTCATCTTGGTCGCCGCCATCACTTTTGCGGTGTGGGCTCTGTACGGCCCGGAACCTCGGATGGCCTATGCTCTCTTGAATGCCGTGGCGGTGTTGATCATCGCCTGCCCCTGTGCTTTGGGGCTCGCGACACCAATGTCGATCATGGTCGGAACTGGTCGTGGCGCGACAGCAGGGGTGCTGATCCGCAATGCCGAAGCGCTCGAGACCTTGGCCAAGGTTGATGTTCTGGTGGTCGATAAGACAGGGACATTGACGGAGGGCAAGCCGCGTTTAATCACGGTGGGCCCTCTGCCGGACTTTAGTGAGGCGGAGCTGCTCCGGCTTACCGCCGGCCTGGAACAGAACAGCGAGCATCCGTTGGCGTCGGCCATTGTATCCGGCGCCCGAGACAAGGGGATTCTGCTATCGAAGGTAGAGGACTTTCGTTCTCTCACGGGAAAGGGAATCACCGGGATGATCGAAGGTCGTGCAGTGGCTGTCGGTACTGTGCGGCTTCTTAATGAACTGGGTATCGAGACGAAACCGCTCCTGGCCCAGGCCGAACCACTCAGGCAAGAGGGCCAGACAGTCATGTTCGCGGCGATCGACGGCAAGCCGGCGGGGCTGCTGGGGGTGGCGGATCCAGTGAAGGCCACCACGCCGGAAGCCATCGATTTGTTGCACCGTGAAGGTCTGCGTCTTGTGATGTTGACCGGAGACAACCGGACGACCGCCGAGGCCGTGGCGCACCGGCTCCAAATCGACGAAGTGCAGGCCGACGTCCTACCCGAGCAAAAGGCGGCGGTCATCAAGCGGTTCCAGGCCGAAGGGCACGTCGTGGCCATGGCCGGAGACGGCATCAACGATGCACCGGCCTTGGCGCAGGCGCAGGTGGGGATTGCGATGGGGACGGGGACCGATGTGGCGATGGAAAGCGCTGGCGTCACGCTCGTGAAGGGCGATCTTCGAGCCATCGCACGTGCGCGGCGACTGAGTCACGCCACGATGCGCAATATTCGCCAGAATCTGTTCTTCGCCTTCATTTACAATACGCTGGGCGTGCCGATCGCGGCCGGAGTCCTCTATCCGTTCGTCGGGGTCCTTTTGAGCCCCATGATCGCGAGCGCAGCGATGACGTTCAGTTCTGTGTCGGTCATCGCGAACGCACTTCGGTTGCGGAAGATAGCTCTGTAACGTTTCATGAGGTAGTTCAGGAACGGCATCTGCCGAGTTCCTATGTATGAGAGAAATGCCGTTGACGGTTAAGTTGACGGGAGCATAGACTTACCCCTATGCGATTAAGGTCGTATTGTTCCCGATCCGTTCTTGCTGTGACCATCGTGGTGCTCCTGCTGGCGTTCAGTTTCAATGCATACGCCTGTCTCCTGCCGCTCTCGGGGACCAGTGATGACTCAATGGCAAACGGCTGTACCACCCCCGTGGAGCAGCCCGTTCGGCAGTTGTGCGATGCTTTCAAAACTCTCGGCGTTGAGTCTTCCCCTCAGGCGTCTTCGTTGCACACGGACCATCACTGGTCAGCGGCTGGCCAGGCGCCGGCTGCAATTTTATCCTCGAGTTGCAGGCTCGTACGAATTTCCAGTCCCTATCACTCTCTCGAATCGAGTTCTCCTCCGCATCAGTCTCTTTCCAGCACAGTGCTTCGTATCTGATCTCTCCGGTTCTTCCTTACACCGTTTCAGCATCGTGTGATCTGCCCGGCGCTGGATCTCGGTTCATCCCGCCGCTTCTCCTGTAGCAGGACGCGGTCCGAGATCCGTGACAGTTGTGGGCAGGAAAGCTCTTGAGGAGGACCATCCCATGACTCATTCAAGTCGATTTTTGCTGCCGGCGATAACGGTCTTGATCATGACCTTCGCGATGGATGGACGCCAGGCTGTTCATGCCGCCGATCAGACTGCACAATCGTCTTTGGCGTTACCAGATCTGATCCAGGAAGCTTTGGCCAGAAATCCTGAACTTGTGGCCGGACGCAAGCAATGGGAGGCCGCCACGAATCGAATCGCCCAGGCTCGGTCTCTGGATGACCCCACTCTGTCCGTCCACTTGTGGAATTTTCCGCAGAACTTCAATGTCATGCAGACGCAGAACAGTATCTTTGGTCTCTCGCAGAATCTCCCCTTCCCGGGCAAGCTGGCTCTGAAAAGCGAAATCGCGAGCCGGTCGGCCGAGATGACCGAGCAGGTGGTGCGTGCGAAGGAACGAGAATTGATCGCCCGTCTCAAGCAGACCTACTATGAACTGTTTCTCGCGCACAAGACGATCCAGATTCATCATGAACAGGCCGAATTGCTCAGGCAGTTCATCGAGATTGCGAACGCGAAGTTCCGGACTGGAAAAGGATCACAGGCTGATGTGCTCAAGGCCCAGGTCGAGCTGTCTGTGTTGCACCAGCAACTTCCCGTTCTGGAACAGAGTCGGGAGACTGCCGCAGCGCTGCTGAATACGATTCTGGACCGAGACCCTCGATCACCATTCGGCATTCCTCAGGAGCCGTCTCTGATCCCGCTCGACACCACCATCACCGATCTGCATCGCCTTGCCCTGAATGCCAGACCGGAGTTGAAAGCCGCAGAACTGGCGGTCCGACAGGGTGAACAGTCGCGCGCGCTCGCTCAACGTCAGTACTACCCTGACTTCAACGTGATGTTTCAGCGTTTCCAAAACTTTCAGGCCAACGACGGATTCGGAGCCTACGTGGCGATGACCGTCCCCTTCGCGTTTTGGACCAAACCGAAGTATGACGCCGGCGTCCAAGAAGCCGCGGCATCGGTCGCAGCCGCGCGGGCACAACAACACCAGCTGGAAAATCTGACTCGTTTTCAGGTCAACGACCTCTTGGCCAAGGTCCGGGCGAGTGAGCAGGTGGCCAGGTTGTATCACACCACGATTCTGCCTCAGGCCGTACAGAACCTTGAATCGGCGCGAGCGGGGTATCGCACGGGAACGGGAGGGTTCCTGGATCTTATCGATACCCAGCGGGCCTGGCGAGGATATCAAGAGGAGTACTATCGAGCGCTGGTCGAGCGGCAGCGTCGTCTCGCGGAACTTGAACAGGTGATTGGAACTGACCTGAATGGCAGCTAAGAAGGGAGGAATGGCCATGAATCAGGACCTGCGCAGAAAAGGTCTTGTTGTCGGTGTCGCGGCAGCCGGCCTGTTCGTCGGGGCCATCGCCGGGTTCTTCGGCGCTCATCGAGTGATGAGTGACATGTCGGAGACAAAGAACAGTGAAGGAGTGCAGGGCCATGAGATGGAAGGTATGGATGGCATGAAAGGGATGGCGGGCATGGGCGACATGAAGGGGATGTCGATGGAAGGCGCGAAATCCGTGAGAGACAAGGAACCAATACCTGGCACGTCAGCCGCTGCACCTGGGGCTGTGGTTGTTCCGGCTGTGATGAGCCAGTTGATCGGCGTCCGTAGCGCTCCGGTTGCCCTCGCAACGCTGGCTGAAGAGATTCGTACGGTCGGCACGGTCGGTTACGACGAGCGGAGCTTCGCGCAAGTCACGCTGAAAATCTCCGGGTGGGTTCGAAAGGTCTTCGTCAATTCGATTGGGCGGTCGGTTCGCAAGAGTGACCCACTCTTCACTGTCTACTCGCCGGATCTCTTGGCCACGCAAGACGAGTATCTCCTCGCTCTGAAAATGCGTGCGCAACTGGCCGAGAGCCCACTCGAGGAAGTGAAGACCAACGCCGATGCGCTTGTGGCGAGCGCGCGAGAGCGCTTGCGACTCTGGGATGTGACCGATGCGCAGATCGAGGCTCTTGATCATCGAGGCCAGGCCGACCCGGTGCTCACGGTCTACGCGCCGTCCTCAGGGATCGTAATGAAACGCGAGGCTGTACCGGGGAAATATGTGGAGCCCGGCACGATTCTGTACGAGATTGCGGATCTTTCCATGGTCTGGATCTCCGCCGATATTTATGAATCAGAAATGGCGGCCACGAAAGTCGGTCAGCCGGCAACGGTGACCTTTGCTGCCTATCCAGGAGAAACGTTTCTGGGCAAGGTGGCCCATGTGTACCCAACCGTGAATACCGAAACTCGTACAGTGCGGGTGCGGCTGGAATTTCAGAATCCTGGGTTGAAATTGAAGCCGGGCCTGTACGGGAACGTGACCTTGCAGACGAATGCGGTCAGGACCTTAGTCGTGCCAAAGGAAGCCGTGTTGGACACGGGGCTTCGCCAACTCGTATTCCTGGATCGGGGGCAAGGCCGGTATGAGCCGGTGTCAGTCAAGCTGGGGCGCCGGAGTCAGGATTCAGTGGAAGTCAGAGAAGGACTCAAAGAAGGAGAGCGGATCGTCACCTCGGCCAATTTCCTGTTGGATGCGGAGAGCAAATTGACGTCGGCTTCCAGCATGCAAGTCATGATGGGTCGGATCGGCATGGGCGATTGGCAGATGCGCGGCGCACGCGAAGAGAGAATGAAAAACAGTACAGATACAGATATGGAGAGCATGGAAGACATGCCAAAGATGAAATGATCGCGCGACTCATTGAAGGGAGTGCCCGTAATCCAGTCCTCGTCATTCTCTGTGTATTACTGTTGACAGGTTGGGGCCTGTGGGCCTTGTTTCAAGTTCCACTGGATGCCATTCCGGACCTCTCGGATGTTCAGGTGATCGTCTACACCGAATGGCAAGGGCGCAGCCCGACGCTCATTGAAGACCAGATTACCTACCCGGTTGTAACCTCACTGCTTGCTGGACCTAAGGTCAAACGGGTCCGAGGTGTGTCGGAATACGGTGTCTCCTATGTCTATGTGATTTTCGATGACCGGACCGATCTCTACTGGGCAAGAAGTCGCGTTCTCGAATATCTCCAGAAGCTCACCGGCAAGTTGCCTGTCGGTGTTACACCGACTCTCGGGCCTGATGCAACCGGAGTCGGGTGGGTCTATCAATATGCCTTGATAGATGAGTCCGGGACGCACGATCTGGCGCAGCTCCGGAGCCTTCAGGACTGGTACCTGCGGTACCAACTGGAGAGTGTGCCCGGCGTTGCAGAGGTGTCGGCGATCGGCGGCTTCGTCAAACAATACCAAATCGAAGTGGACCCCAACACGTTAGCCGCTTATCGACTGCCCATTCAGAGGGTTATCGAAGCCGTCCGCAACAGTAACGCGGAGGTGAGTGGCCGGGTGTTGGAAATGGCCGGCACAGAATACGTGATCCGAGGGAGAGGCTATCTGCGGTCGGTCGACGAGATCGAGCTGATTCCCGTCGGCACGGATGGACGAGGCACGCCGATTCTCGTGCGAGACATCGGGCATGTCCATCTGGGGCCGGATCAGCGTCGAGGCATAGCCGAATTGGACGGCAAGGGCCAGACCGTCGGCGGGATCGTGATCATGCGGGCCGGAGAGAACGCGCTCGCCGTGATCGAGCGGATCAAGGAGCGGCTGCAAGAAATCGCCCCTGGTTTGCCTGGCGGCGTGAGCATAGTTCCTACCTACGATCGGTCCGATCTCATTCATCGGGCCATTACGATTCTGCGCGAGAAACTCGTGGAAGAAAGTGTGATCGTCAGCTTGATCGCGGTGGTCTTTCTGTTTCACGTTCGTAGCGCATGCGTGGCCATCCTGATCCTCCCGATCGCGGTATTGCTCGCTTTTATCCCGATGGCCTACTTGAAGATCACGTCCAACATCATGTCGCTGGGCGGGATTGCCATCGCGATCGGAGCCATGGTCGATGCTGCTATTGTGATGGTAGAGAATGCTCACAAACGGTTGGAGCAATCTCCATCACACGACCAGGTTGAAATCATCATCGCTGCCGCGAAAGAAGTCGGGCGGCCCCTGTTCTTTTCCCTTCTCGTCATCGCCGTGTCGTTTCTGCCGATCTTTGCGCTCGAATCACAAGAAGGGCGACTGTTCACGCCTCTGGCCTATACTAAAACGTTTTCGATGCTCTTTGCCGCCGCGCTCTCGGTGACTTTGGCGCCTGTGCTGATGGTGTTGTTGATTCGTGGGAAAGTTCGTCCTGAAACCAAGAATCCGCTGAACCGGTGGCTCATTGCCCTGTATCGCCCCATCCTCTTAGGCGCCCTGCGAGTCCGGTGGCTGACCCTGGGCGTTGCCGTCGCGGCAGTGGCGATCACGCTGCCGGTATTCATGCGACTCGGCGCGGAGTTCATGCCGCCCCTGAATGAAGGGACGATTCTCTACATGCCGACCACTGTTCCAGGCCTTTCGATTCCAGAAGCGACGAAAGTCTTGCAGGTCCAGGATCAGTTGCTCACGACCTTCCCGGAAGTGGAACGGGTATTCGGAAAAATGGGAAAGGCTCCGACCGCCACTGATCCAGCCTTCGTCGGCATGGCGGAGATCACCGTTACGCCCAAACCGGAGGCGCAATGGCGACCTGGCATGACCTGGGACCGGTTGCTTGATGAGATGGATGCCAAACTGCGCATCCCTGGATTTCCGAACATCTGGTGGATGCCGATCCAGACCCGCACGGAGATGGTTACAACCGGTGTCCGGAGCCCTGTCGGGATCAAGGTGCTGGGACCAGATTTGAGGACGATTGAGCGAATCGGCCTAGAGATCGAACAGGCCTTGGCGACCGTCCCCGGCACCAAAAGCGCATTCGCGGAACGGCTCAACGAAGGCTATTACTTGGATCTGATCGTCAATCGGCGTGAGGCGGCCCGCTATGGCCTGACGGTGGGTGATGTGCAAAGGGTGATCACCTCGGCCATCGGGGGGGAAACAGTGACGACGACGGTCGAGGGGCGGGAACGGTATCCGGTCAACGTTCGCTACAAGCGCGAGCTGCGCGACGATCCGGACCGGCTCAAGCGAGTGCTGATTCCCACCGCGACCGGCGCGCAGATCCCCCTCGGACAAATCGCGGAGATGGTGATTACGCAGGGGCCGCCGTCGATCGCGGATGAAGCGGGGGCACTGGCCGGTCTGGTATCGGTGTCGGTCGGTGGCCGCGATTTACGTGGTTATGTCCTAGACGCGCAACGCGCGGTGCGAGACAGAGTGACATTACCTTCCGGCTACCGGCTGATATGGACCGGTCAATACGAACATCTGGTGCGGGCGGAAGAACGGTTGAAGCTGGTAGTCCCTGCGACCCTGGCCGTGATTCTGTTGCTCCTGTATCTCAATTTCCGATCGCTCGCGAAATCGATGATCGTGCTCTTGTCCGTCCCCTTTGCTGCGATCGGAGCCGTCTGGTATCTCCATTACCTGGGCTACAACCTCAGCGTGGCTGTGTGGGTGGGGATCATCGCGCTGGCCGGCGTGGCGGCGGAGACAGGGGTGGTCATGCTGGTCTATCTCGATGAAGCGTATGAACGGCGGGTGCGCGAAGGTCGCATGGCCACGGCGCAGGACCTCCGTGAGTCCATCATGGAGGGTGCGGTTCAACGAGTACGACCCAAGATGATGACGGTGGCGGCGATCATGGGCGGCTTGCTGCCGATCATGTGGACGACCGGTACCGGCGCCGACGTGATGAAGCGGATTGCCGCCCCCATGATCGGCGGCATGGTCAGCTCGACGGTGCTCACATTGATCGTCGTTCCCGTCCTCTATTCCATGTGGCGACGTGTGCAACTCAGTTCCACGATGTCGAGTCCTGTCGCCTAGGAGTTTGTCGCGTAGTAGTGATCAAACATGGTATGAAGAAGAGGCCGGGCGCTTTGTGAAGGAAGCGGAAGTCACCATCGCTGCGGCAGTGACCGTGGGAATGGAAGCGTTCAAGAAGGAAAGCCTGGAGAGGGAAAATAAGGGAGATACGCATGTCTGAAGCGAAGATCAGCGTCACGTTTGAACAGGACCACGATCGGCTGGACAAGCTGTTCCAGACTTTCCAGGAACAGAAGCGAAAGGATTTCGCCAAGGCCAAGGAGGCGTTCGTCGCGTTCAAGTTCGGGCTGCAGCGTCATATCGTGTGGGAGGAAGATCTGTTGTTCCCAAAATGGGAGGAGAACTCCGGCATGGCGGAAGGGGGCCCTACGCAGGTCATGCGTACAGAGCATCGATTGATCGGCGACTGTCTGGAGGCCATTCATCGCAAGGTGCAGGAGCAGAGTCCCGAGAGCGATCGAGAGGAGCAGCGGTTGTTGGAACTGCTGAAATCACACAACA
This region of Nitrospira sp. genomic DNA includes:
- a CDS encoding heavy metal translocating P-type ATPase translates to MSEQRPMIHTPSRAGSDIDPVCGMTVDPTTAAGHFDYRGKTYHFCSVSCLARFKADPERFVKPTPADLISLSKKRPLPMMPAQPEPIIDEIDPVCGMTIQPDAAAGSYEYRGKKYYFCAARCLDKFRVDPEYYLTPPERRPPQPAPISGSGTVKYVCPMDPEVLENEPGACPVCGMALEPADVTAPDTRTEYTCPMHPEIVQTQPGNCPICGMALEPRTVTVEEANPELVDMTRRFWQSVILGAPIFALMISEMLPNQPLQHLFSGRVLVWFQFVLATPVVFWAGWPLFERAWSSIVNRHLNMFTLIGLGTGAAYLYSVAATLAPGMFPDSFRVHGGELGVYFEPAVAIIALVLLGQVLELRARSRTSSALRALLGLAPKTARVVRDGGREEDIPLERVQVGDQLRVRPGEKIPVDGVLLEGASAVDESMVTGESIPVEKQPGQKVVGATVNGTGSFVMRAERVGRETLLAQIVRMVSEAQRTRAPIQRLVDVVAAYFVPIVILVAAITFAVWALYGPEPRMAYALLNAVAVLIIACPCALGLATPMSIMVGTGRGATAGVLIRNAEALETLAKVDVLVVDKTGTLTEGKPRLITVGPLPDFSEAELLRLTAGLEQNSEHPLASAIVSGARDKGILLSKVEDFRSLTGKGITGMIEGRAVAVGTVRLLNELGIETKPLLAQAEPLRQEGQTVMFAAIDGKPAGLLGVADPVKATTPEAIDLLHREGLRLVMLTGDNRTTAEAVAHRLQIDEVQADVLPEQKAAVIKRFQAEGHVVAMAGDGINDAPALAQAQVGIAMGTGTDVAMESAGVTLVKGDLRAIARARRLSHATMRNIRQNLFFAFIYNTLGVPIAAGVLYPFVGVLLSPMIASAAMTFSSVSVIANALRLRKIAL
- a CDS encoding TolC family protein, whose translation is MTHSSRFLLPAITVLIMTFAMDGRQAVHAADQTAQSSLALPDLIQEALARNPELVAGRKQWEAATNRIAQARSLDDPTLSVHLWNFPQNFNVMQTQNSIFGLSQNLPFPGKLALKSEIASRSAEMTEQVVRAKERELIARLKQTYYELFLAHKTIQIHHEQAELLRQFIEIANAKFRTGKGSQADVLKAQVELSVLHQQLPVLEQSRETAAALLNTILDRDPRSPFGIPQEPSLIPLDTTITDLHRLALNARPELKAAELAVRQGEQSRALAQRQYYPDFNVMFQRFQNFQANDGFGAYVAMTVPFAFWTKPKYDAGVQEAAASVAAARAQQHQLENLTRFQVNDLLAKVRASEQVARLYHTTILPQAVQNLESARAGYRTGTGGFLDLIDTQRAWRGYQEEYYRALVERQRRLAELEQVIGTDLNGS
- a CDS encoding efflux RND transporter periplasmic adaptor subunit, with product MNQDLRRKGLVVGVAAAGLFVGAIAGFFGAHRVMSDMSETKNSEGVQGHEMEGMDGMKGMAGMGDMKGMSMEGAKSVRDKEPIPGTSAAAPGAVVVPAVMSQLIGVRSAPVALATLAEEIRTVGTVGYDERSFAQVTLKISGWVRKVFVNSIGRSVRKSDPLFTVYSPDLLATQDEYLLALKMRAQLAESPLEEVKTNADALVASARERLRLWDVTDAQIEALDHRGQADPVLTVYAPSSGIVMKREAVPGKYVEPGTILYEIADLSMVWISADIYESEMAATKVGQPATVTFAAYPGETFLGKVAHVYPTVNTETRTVRVRLEFQNPGLKLKPGLYGNVTLQTNAVRTLVVPKEAVLDTGLRQLVFLDRGQGRYEPVSVKLGRRSQDSVEVREGLKEGERIVTSANFLLDAESKLTSASSMQVMMGRIGMGDWQMRGAREERMKNSTDTDMESMEDMPKMK
- a CDS encoding CusA/CzcA family heavy metal efflux RND transporter, with the protein product MIARLIEGSARNPVLVILCVLLLTGWGLWALFQVPLDAIPDLSDVQVIVYTEWQGRSPTLIEDQITYPVVTSLLAGPKVKRVRGVSEYGVSYVYVIFDDRTDLYWARSRVLEYLQKLTGKLPVGVTPTLGPDATGVGWVYQYALIDESGTHDLAQLRSLQDWYLRYQLESVPGVAEVSAIGGFVKQYQIEVDPNTLAAYRLPIQRVIEAVRNSNAEVSGRVLEMAGTEYVIRGRGYLRSVDEIELIPVGTDGRGTPILVRDIGHVHLGPDQRRGIAELDGKGQTVGGIVIMRAGENALAVIERIKERLQEIAPGLPGGVSIVPTYDRSDLIHRAITILREKLVEESVIVSLIAVVFLFHVRSACVAILILPIAVLLAFIPMAYLKITSNIMSLGGIAIAIGAMVDAAIVMVENAHKRLEQSPSHDQVEIIIAAAKEVGRPLFFSLLVIAVSFLPIFALESQEGRLFTPLAYTKTFSMLFAAALSVTLAPVLMVLLIRGKVRPETKNPLNRWLIALYRPILLGALRVRWLTLGVAVAAVAITLPVFMRLGAEFMPPLNEGTILYMPTTVPGLSIPEATKVLQVQDQLLTTFPEVERVFGKMGKAPTATDPAFVGMAEITVTPKPEAQWRPGMTWDRLLDEMDAKLRIPGFPNIWWMPIQTRTEMVTTGVRSPVGIKVLGPDLRTIERIGLEIEQALATVPGTKSAFAERLNEGYYLDLIVNRREAARYGLTVGDVQRVITSAIGGETVTTTVEGRERYPVNVRYKRELRDDPDRLKRVLIPTATGAQIPLGQIAEMVITQGPPSIADEAGALAGLVSVSVGGRDLRGYVLDAQRAVRDRVTLPSGYRLIWTGQYEHLVRAEERLKLVVPATLAVILLLLYLNFRSLAKSMIVLLSVPFAAIGAVWYLHYLGYNLSVAVWVGIIALAGVAAETGVVMLVYLDEAYERRVREGRMATAQDLRESIMEGAVQRVRPKMMTVAAIMGGLLPIMWTTGTGADVMKRIAAPMIGGMVSSTVLTLIVVPVLYSMWRRVQLSSTMSSPVA
- a CDS encoding hemerythrin domain-containing protein codes for the protein MSEAKISVTFEQDHDRLDKLFQTFQEQKRKDFAKAKEAFVAFKFGLQRHIVWEEDLLFPKWEENSGMAEGGPTQVMRTEHRLIGDCLEAIHRKVQEQSPESDREEQRLLELLKSHNMKEERILYPSMDQVISDDERAAIYQAMKEIPEERYQASCGSE